Proteins co-encoded in one Pseudomonas fluorescens genomic window:
- a CDS encoding gamma-aminobutyraldehyde dehydrogenase — translation MTTQEKRSRKMAGAQTPMHTALLIDGELVAGQGFVEPILNPATGEVLTQIAEASTEQVEAAILAAHRAFAEWSRTTPQQRSNFLLEIANAVEKHADHLARLEALNCGKPLHLARQDDLTATVDVFRFFAGAVRCQTGQLSGEYVPGYTSMVRRDPIGVVASIAPWNYPIMMAAWKIAPALAAGNTLVFKPSEHTPLSILALAPALAEILPRGVINIVCGGGEGVGSHLVGHPKVRMVSLTGDIVTGQKILQAAAKTLKRTHLELGGKAPVIVCNDADLKAVVEGVRTYGYYNAGQDCTAACRIYAQAGIHDKLVAELGAAVSSLRFAGKRDADNEIGPLISTRQRDRVASFVERALGQPHIERVTGAAVHSGAGFFYQPTLLAGCKQSDEIVQREVFGPVVTVTRFDELAQAVDWANDSEYGLASSVWTQNLDKAMQVAARLQYGCTWINSHFMLVSEMPHGGLKRSGYGKDLSSDSLQDYSVVRHIMARHGQHL, via the coding sequence ATGACCACACAAGAAAAGAGATCCCGGAAAATGGCTGGCGCGCAGACCCCCATGCACACCGCGTTGCTGATCGACGGCGAACTGGTCGCAGGCCAGGGTTTTGTCGAACCGATCCTCAACCCGGCCACCGGCGAAGTCCTGACCCAGATTGCCGAAGCCAGCACCGAGCAAGTCGAAGCCGCCATCCTCGCCGCCCACCGCGCCTTTGCCGAGTGGTCGCGCACCACCCCGCAACAACGCTCGAATTTCCTGCTGGAAATCGCCAACGCCGTCGAAAAACACGCCGATCACCTCGCCCGCCTCGAAGCCTTGAACTGCGGCAAGCCGCTGCACCTGGCGCGGCAGGACGATTTGACCGCCACCGTCGATGTGTTTCGTTTCTTTGCCGGCGCCGTGCGTTGCCAGACCGGTCAACTCAGCGGCGAATACGTGCCGGGCTACACCAGCATGGTGCGTCGCGATCCGATTGGCGTCGTCGCGTCGATTGCGCCGTGGAACTACCCGATCATGATGGCCGCGTGGAAGATCGCCCCGGCCCTCGCTGCCGGCAATACGCTGGTGTTCAAACCGTCCGAACACACGCCGCTGTCGATTCTGGCGCTGGCGCCAGCGCTGGCCGAGATCCTGCCGCGTGGGGTGATCAACATCGTCTGCGGTGGCGGTGAAGGCGTTGGCAGTCACTTGGTCGGGCATCCGAAAGTGCGCATGGTGTCGCTGACCGGCGATATCGTCACCGGCCAGAAAATCCTCCAGGCCGCCGCCAAAACCCTCAAACGCACGCACCTTGAACTCGGCGGCAAGGCCCCGGTGATCGTCTGCAACGATGCCGATCTCAAAGCCGTGGTCGAAGGCGTGCGCACTTATGGCTATTACAACGCCGGGCAGGACTGCACGGCGGCTTGCCGGATCTACGCCCAGGCCGGGATTCACGACAAATTGGTCGCCGAGCTCGGTGCGGCGGTCAGCAGCCTGCGCTTCGCCGGCAAACGCGACGCCGACAACGAGATCGGCCCGCTGATCAGCACCCGTCAGCGCGACCGCGTGGCCAGTTTCGTCGAACGCGCCCTCGGTCAGCCGCACATCGAGCGGGTGACCGGTGCAGCGGTGCACTCCGGCGCCGGGTTCTTCTATCAGCCAACGCTGCTGGCCGGTTGCAAACAGAGCGATGAAATCGTCCAGCGCGAAGTGTTCGGCCCGGTGGTCACCGTGACCCGCTTCGATGAACTCGCGCAGGCAGTGGACTGGGCCAATGACTCCGAATACGGCCTCGCCTCGTCGGTCTGGACCCAGAACCTGGACAAGGCGATGCAGGTCGCCGCACGGCTGCAATACGGCTGCACCTGGATCAACAGCCATTTCATGCTGGTCAGCGAAATGCCCCACGGCGGGCTGAAACGCTCCGGTTACGGCAAAGACTTATCCAGCGATTCGCTACAGGACTACAGCGTGGTGCGGCACATCATGGCCCGCCACGGCCAGCATCTCTGA
- a CDS encoding tellurite resistance TerB family protein codes for MNTRGLLDQLLKSGQELLQNKAGGAQNKPAAGGLGGLLGGSSSHGALGGLLSGAGGGALAAGAMGLLLGSKKARKVGGKVAIYGGLAALGVIAYKAYGNWNAQKGTAPQNEPQTLDRLPPAQVEQHSQAILRALVAAAKADGHIDDRERQLIEGEFTKLDNDQELKHWLHAELNKPLDPTDVARAASTPEMAAEMYVASVMMVDEENFMEKSYLDELARQLKLEPGLKVELEKQVRVATQ; via the coding sequence ATGAACACCCGTGGATTGCTCGATCAACTCCTCAAGTCCGGCCAGGAACTGCTGCAGAACAAGGCGGGCGGGGCGCAGAACAAACCGGCTGCCGGCGGTTTGGGCGGCTTGCTGGGCGGATCTTCCAGTCATGGCGCACTCGGCGGTTTGCTGTCAGGCGCCGGCGGCGGTGCCCTGGCGGCCGGCGCCATGGGCCTGCTGCTGGGCAGTAAAAAGGCCCGCAAGGTTGGCGGTAAAGTCGCCATTTACGGCGGCCTCGCCGCGCTGGGCGTGATCGCCTACAAAGCCTATGGCAACTGGAACGCCCAGAAAGGCACCGCCCCGCAAAACGAACCGCAGACCCTCGACCGCCTGCCACCGGCGCAAGTCGAACAACACAGCCAGGCCATCCTCAGAGCCCTGGTCGCCGCCGCCAAGGCCGACGGCCACATCGACGACCGTGAACGCCAACTGATCGAAGGCGAATTCACCAAACTCGACAACGATCAGGAACTCAAGCACTGGCTCCACGCCGAACTCAATAAGCCCCTCGACCCCACCGATGTCGCCCGCGCGGCAAGCACGCCGGAGATGGCCGCCGAGATGTACGTGGCGAGCGTGATGATGGTGGATGAGGAGAACTTCATGGAGAAGAGCTATCTGGATGAACTGGCGCGGCAGTTGAAGCTGGAGCCGGGGTTGAAGGTGGAGCTTGAGAAGCAGGTCCGTGTAGCTACCCAGTAA
- a CDS encoding chemotaxis protein CheW has product MIPSDTLNVTHEDARAIDDCWNRIGIHGDKSCPLLEEHIHCRNCSVYSAAATRLLDRYALQQDERDPVATQVETELKTRSLLMFRLGEEWLGLATRSLVEVAPLQAIHSLPHQRSRALLGVANVRGALVACLSLVELLGLDSNAAAPTGARIMPRMLIIAANGGPVVVPVDEVDGIHAIDERILDAASRSGAQASAKYTRGVLPFKGRSLRWLDEEQLLSAVTRSLT; this is encoded by the coding sequence ATGATCCCGTCCGACACCTTGAACGTCACCCACGAAGACGCCCGGGCCATCGACGATTGCTGGAACCGCATCGGCATTCACGGCGACAAGTCCTGCCCGCTGTTGGAAGAACACATCCATTGCCGCAATTGCTCGGTGTATTCCGCCGCGGCCACGCGCCTGCTTGACCGTTATGCGCTGCAGCAGGATGAGCGCGACCCGGTGGCGACCCAGGTTGAAACCGAGCTGAAAACACGTTCGTTGCTGATGTTCCGCCTCGGCGAAGAATGGCTCGGCCTGGCCACCCGCAGCCTGGTGGAGGTCGCGCCGTTGCAGGCGATTCACTCGCTGCCGCACCAGCGCTCCCGGGCCTTGCTCGGTGTAGCGAACGTGCGCGGGGCGCTGGTGGCGTGCCTGTCGCTGGTCGAACTGTTGGGCCTGGACAGCAACGCCGCGGCGCCCACTGGGGCGCGGATCATGCCGCGCATGTTGATCATTGCTGCCAATGGCGGGCCGGTGGTGGTGCCGGTGGATGAAGTCGACGGCATTCACGCCATCGACGAACGCATTCTTGACGCCGCATCCCGATCCGGTGCGCAGGCCAGTGCCAAATACACCCGAGGCGTGTTGCCCTTCAAAGGCCGCAGCCTGCGCTGGCTGGATGAAGAACAGTTGCTGTCCGCCGTGACCCGGAGCCTCACATGA
- a CDS encoding hybrid sensor histidine kinase/response regulator: MTPEQMRDASLLELFSLEAEAQTQVLSAGLLALERNPTQADQLESCMRAAHSLKGAARIVGIDSGVSVAHVMEDCLVSAQEGRLFLRPEHIDALLQGTDLLMRIATPANGPQPADIEAYVALMGGLLDPTAPAVVPAAPSAPSMAELQLQPPPMVEPAPVDIPVEVAEPEPAPRKSKRTTEGGERVLRVTAERLNSLLDLSSKSLVETQRLKPHLATMQRLKRMQNNGLRALESLNVHLKEHALSLEAQEALEDARRLLAESQQLLAEKNAELDEFAWQASQRAQVLYDTALACRMRPFADVLSGQVRMVRDLGRSLGKQVRLEIEGEKTQVDRDVLEKLEAPLTHLLRNAVDHGIETPEERLLKGKPEEGLIRLRASHQAGLLVLELSDDGNGVDLEKVRRSIVERQLSPAETAAQLSEEELLTFLFLPGFSLRDKVTEVSGRGVGLDAVQHMVRQLRGAVVLEQTAGEGSRFHLEVPLTLSVVRSLVVEVGEEAYAFPLAHIERMCDLAPEDIVQVEGRQHFWHEGRHVGLVAASQLLQRPASQNSGDTLKVVVIREREAIYGVAVERFIGERTLVVLPLDERLGKVQDISAGALLDDGSVVLIVDVEDMLRSVDKLLNTGRLERIARHGNQAAEAARKRILVVDDSLTVRELQRKLLLNRGYDVAVAVDGMDGWNALRSEDFDLLITDIDMPRMDGIELVTLLRRDNRLQSLPVMVVSYKDREEDRRRGLDAGADYYLAKASFHDDALLDAVVELIGGARA; the protein is encoded by the coding sequence ATGACCCCCGAGCAAATGCGCGACGCCTCTCTGCTCGAGCTGTTCAGCCTGGAAGCCGAAGCACAGACTCAAGTGCTGAGTGCCGGGCTCCTGGCGCTGGAGCGCAATCCGACCCAGGCCGATCAGCTCGAGTCCTGCATGCGTGCTGCGCACTCCTTGAAAGGTGCGGCGCGGATTGTCGGCATCGACAGTGGCGTCAGCGTCGCCCACGTGATGGAAGATTGTCTGGTCAGCGCCCAGGAAGGGCGGTTGTTCCTGCGCCCGGAGCATATCGACGCGCTGTTGCAGGGTACCGACCTGCTGATGCGCATCGCCACCCCGGCCAACGGCCCGCAACCGGCGGATATCGAGGCTTACGTAGCGTTGATGGGCGGTTTGCTCGATCCGACGGCACCAGCCGTGGTGCCTGCCGCTCCGAGTGCGCCATCAATGGCCGAGTTGCAACTTCAGCCACCGCCGATGGTTGAGCCCGCGCCGGTTGACATCCCGGTCGAGGTTGCCGAGCCGGAACCCGCGCCGCGCAAGAGCAAACGCACCACGGAGGGCGGCGAGCGGGTGCTGCGGGTCACCGCCGAACGCCTGAACAGCCTGCTCGATCTGTCGAGCAAATCCCTGGTGGAAACCCAGCGCCTCAAGCCGCACCTGGCCACCATGCAGCGCCTCAAACGCATGCAGAACAACGGCCTGCGGGCGCTGGAAAGTCTCAATGTGCATCTCAAGGAACATGCCCTTAGCCTTGAAGCTCAAGAAGCGCTGGAAGATGCGCGGCGCCTGCTCGCCGAATCTCAGCAACTGCTGGCAGAGAAAAACGCCGAGCTCGACGAGTTCGCCTGGCAGGCCAGCCAGCGAGCGCAAGTGCTCTATGACACCGCGCTGGCCTGCCGCATGCGGCCGTTCGCCGATGTGTTGTCCGGTCAGGTGCGGATGGTGCGCGACCTCGGTCGCAGTCTTGGCAAGCAAGTGCGCCTTGAGATCGAGGGCGAGAAGACTCAGGTCGACCGTGATGTGCTGGAAAAACTCGAAGCACCGCTGACGCATCTGCTGCGCAACGCAGTGGATCACGGCATCGAAACCCCGGAAGAACGCCTGCTCAAAGGCAAGCCCGAAGAAGGCCTGATCCGTCTGCGCGCCTCGCATCAGGCCGGTCTGCTGGTGCTGGAATTGAGCGATGACGGCAATGGTGTCGATCTGGAAAAGGTCCGTCGCAGCATCGTCGAGCGCCAGCTGTCGCCGGCGGAAACGGCCGCCCAGTTGAGCGAAGAAGAGCTGCTGACCTTCCTGTTCCTGCCGGGTTTCAGTCTGCGGGACAAGGTCACCGAAGTGTCCGGTCGTGGCGTCGGCCTCGATGCCGTTCAGCACATGGTTCGCCAGTTGCGCGGTGCGGTGGTGCTGGAGCAGACGGCGGGCGAGGGCAGTCGCTTCCATCTCGAAGTACCGCTGACCCTGTCTGTGGTGCGCAGCCTGGTGGTGGAAGTTGGCGAGGAGGCTTATGCGTTCCCGCTGGCGCACATCGAACGCATGTGCGATCTGGCGCCGGAGGACATCGTGCAGGTCGAAGGCCGCCAGCACTTCTGGCACGAGGGGCGGCATGTCGGGCTGGTCGCGGCCAGCCAGTTGCTGCAGCGTCCGGCCAGTCAGAACAGCGGCGATACCCTGAAAGTCGTGGTGATCCGCGAGCGCGAGGCGATCTACGGTGTGGCGGTGGAGCGTTTCATCGGCGAGCGCACGCTGGTGGTGTTGCCGCTGGACGAGCGGCTGGGCAAGGTGCAGGACATTTCCGCCGGGGCGTTGCTCGACGATGGTTCGGTGGTGTTGATCGTCGATGTCGAAGACATGCTGCGCTCGGTGGACAAGTTGCTGAACACCGGGCGTCTGGAGCGAATCGCCCGCCATGGCAATCAGGCCGCAGAGGCGGCGCGCAAACGGATTTTGGTGGTCGACGACTCGCTCACCGTGCGTGAATTGCAACGCAAACTGCTGCTCAATCGCGGCTATGACGTGGCCGTTGCGGTCGACGGCATGGACGGCTGGAACGCCTTGCGCTCCGAGGATTTCGATCTGCTGATCACTGACATCGACATGCCGCGCATGGACGGCATCGAACTGGTGACGCTGCTGCGTCGCGACAATCGCCTGCAATCGCTGCCGGTGATGGTGGTGTCTTACAAGGATCGCGAAGAAGACAGGCGCCGTGGACTGGATGCCGGGGCGGACTATTATCTGGCCAAGGCCAGCTTTCATGACGATGCACTGCTCGACGCAGTGGTTGAGCTCATCGGAGGAGCGCGGGCATGA
- a CDS encoding CheR family methyltransferase, whose translation MSSDQRFFDFLKERIGLDVASVGPAIIERAVRQRITLSQTVNANEYWQTLQVSRDEQQALIEAVIVPETWFFRYPESFATLGKLARKRLAELNNMRALRILSLPCSTGEEPYSIAMALLDAGLKPHQFKVDGMDVSPLSVDKARRALYGRNSFRGQELDFRERHFSADDEGYRVNEIVREQVRLQVGNVLDPSLLVNEPPFDFVFCRNLLIYFDQPTQQQVFAVLKRLTHVDGVLFIGPAEGSLLGRLGMRSIGIPQSFAFSRDSDPQPEPLPMPVAIAPPLPVRQPVRSTPPPPVRSRPFAAVTPLPATAKSPTPDAATLLANIAALANEGKSAEARAACEQFLRSHEPVAQVFYWLGLLSDVAGSALEAQGYYRKALYLEPQHAEALMHLAGLLQAQGDTAGARRLQERAARSGRTADSERKR comes from the coding sequence ATGAGCAGCGACCAGCGCTTCTTCGACTTCCTCAAGGAACGCATCGGCCTCGATGTCGCTTCGGTCGGCCCGGCGATCATCGAGCGGGCCGTGCGCCAGCGCATCACCCTGTCGCAAACGGTGAATGCCAACGAGTACTGGCAGACCCTGCAAGTCTCGCGGGACGAACAGCAGGCGCTGATCGAAGCGGTGATCGTCCCGGAGACCTGGTTTTTCCGTTACCCGGAATCCTTCGCCACCCTGGGCAAACTGGCCCGCAAACGCCTGGCCGAGCTGAACAACATGCGGGCGCTGCGCATCCTCAGCCTGCCGTGTTCCACCGGTGAAGAACCCTATTCGATTGCCATGGCGTTGCTCGATGCGGGCCTCAAACCCCATCAGTTCAAGGTCGATGGCATGGACGTCAGCCCTTTGTCGGTGGACAAGGCGCGGCGGGCGCTGTACGGCAGGAACTCGTTTCGCGGCCAGGAGCTGGATTTTCGCGAGCGGCACTTTTCCGCCGATGACGAGGGTTATCGGGTGAATGAAATTGTCCGCGAGCAGGTGCGCCTTCAAGTGGGCAACGTGCTCGATCCCTCGTTGCTGGTCAACGAACCGCCGTTCGATTTCGTGTTCTGCCGCAACCTGTTGATCTATTTCGATCAGCCGACCCAGCAACAGGTATTCGCCGTGCTCAAACGCCTGACCCATGTCGACGGCGTGTTGTTTATCGGCCCCGCCGAGGGCAGTCTGCTCGGGCGACTGGGTATGCGTTCGATCGGGATTCCACAGTCCTTTGCGTTCAGTCGCGACAGCGACCCGCAACCCGAACCGCTGCCGATGCCGGTTGCGATTGCGCCTCCGTTGCCCGTGCGCCAGCCCGTGCGCAGCACGCCGCCGCCACCGGTACGCAGTCGTCCATTTGCCGCTGTGACGCCACTGCCTGCCACCGCCAAAAGCCCGACCCCCGACGCGGCGACCCTGCTGGCCAACATCGCCGCTTTGGCCAACGAAGGCAAAAGCGCCGAAGCCCGCGCTGCATGCGAACAGTTTTTGCGCAGCCATGAGCCGGTGGCCCAGGTGTTCTACTGGCTTGGCCTGCTCAGTGACGTCGCCGGCAGCGCTCTCGAAGCCCAGGGTTATTACCGCAAGGCTTTGTACCTCGAACCGCAACACGCCGAAGCCTTGATGCACCTGGCCGGGTTGCTGCAGGCCCAGGGTGACACGGCCGGTGCCCGACGATTGCAGGAGCGCGCCGCCCGCAGCGGTCGCACCGCCGACAGTGAGCGTAAACGATGA
- a CDS encoding chemotaxis protein CheW, whose product MSEITAKRSAAPVAKQALFLLFRIGSERYALRATEVAEVLPRLPLKPIARAPHWVAGVFAYRGTVVPVIDLSALTFGHPAEARTSTRLVLVHYRADDSQPSQWLGLILEQATDTLRCNADDFQPYGLDNRQAPYLGPVREDAQGLVQWVRVNDLLDESVRTLLFPTPPLDPQRLEEQP is encoded by the coding sequence ATGAGCGAAATCACCGCCAAACGCAGCGCTGCCCCGGTGGCGAAGCAGGCGTTGTTCCTGCTGTTTCGCATCGGCAGCGAACGCTACGCCTTGCGCGCCACGGAAGTGGCCGAAGTGCTGCCGCGCCTGCCGTTGAAGCCGATTGCCCGGGCGCCGCACTGGGTGGCGGGGGTGTTCGCCTATCGCGGCACGGTGGTGCCGGTGATCGACCTCAGTGCCCTGACATTCGGCCATCCTGCCGAGGCGCGTACCAGCACGCGACTGGTGCTGGTGCATTACCGCGCGGATGACTCGCAGCCCTCGCAATGGCTAGGCCTGATCCTCGAACAGGCCACCGATACCTTGCGCTGCAACGCGGATGATTTTCAGCCGTACGGCCTCGACAATCGTCAGGCGCCATACCTCGGCCCGGTGCGTGAAGACGCCCAAGGGCTGGTGCAATGGGTGCGGGTCAACGACTTGCTGGACGAGTCGGTGCGCACGCTGCTGTTTCCGACGCCGCCGCTGGACCCACAGCGACTTGAGGAGCAGCCATGA
- the ydcS gene encoding putative ABC transporter substrate-binding protein YdcS, which translates to MFVHKTALLSAITTALLASASLQAAEPLKAVGAGEGQLDIVAWPGYIERGESDKAYDWVTGFEKETGCKVNVKTAATSDEMVSLMAKGGYDLVTASGDASLRLIVGKRVQPINTALIPNWKTLDPRLKDAPWYVVNKQTYGTPYQWGPNVLMYNTNVFKTAPTSWSVVFDAQNLPDGKPNKGRVQAYDGPIYIADAALYLKSTKPELGIKDPYQLTEDQYKAVLELLRAQQKLIHRYWHDTTVQMSDFKNEGVVASSAWPYQVNGLINEKQPIASTVPKEGATGWADTTMLHAEAKHPNCAYKWMDWSLQPKVQGDVAAWFGSLPAVPAACQGSELLGAEGCKTNGFDQFDKIAFWKTPQAEGGKFVPYSRWTQDYIAIMGGR; encoded by the coding sequence ATGTTCGTGCACAAGACCGCACTGCTCAGTGCAATCACCACGGCCCTGCTGGCCAGCGCCAGCCTGCAAGCCGCCGAGCCGCTGAAAGCCGTCGGCGCCGGCGAAGGCCAGCTGGATATCGTCGCCTGGCCCGGCTACATCGAACGCGGTGAAAGCGATAAGGCCTACGACTGGGTGACCGGTTTCGAGAAGGAAACCGGCTGCAAGGTGAATGTGAAAACCGCCGCTACCTCCGACGAAATGGTCAGCCTGATGGCCAAGGGCGGCTACGACCTGGTGACGGCGTCGGGCGATGCCTCGCTGCGGTTGATCGTCGGCAAGCGTGTGCAACCGATCAACACCGCGTTGATCCCGAACTGGAAAACCCTCGACCCGCGCCTGAAAGACGCGCCGTGGTACGTGGTCAACAAGCAAACCTACGGCACCCCCTACCAGTGGGGCCCGAACGTGCTGATGTACAACACCAACGTGTTCAAGACCGCGCCGACCAGCTGGAGCGTGGTGTTCGACGCGCAGAACCTGCCTGACGGCAAGCCGAACAAGGGCCGCGTGCAGGCCTACGACGGCCCGATCTACATCGCCGATGCGGCGCTCTATCTGAAGTCCACCAAGCCTGAGCTGGGGATCAAGGATCCGTACCAACTCACTGAAGATCAGTACAAGGCGGTGCTGGAACTGTTGCGCGCCCAGCAGAAGTTGATCCACCGCTACTGGCACGACACCACCGTGCAGATGAGCGACTTCAAGAACGAAGGGGTGGTCGCGTCCAGCGCCTGGCCGTATCAGGTCAACGGCCTGATCAACGAGAAACAACCGATTGCTTCGACCGTGCCGAAAGAAGGCGCCACCGGTTGGGCCGACACCACCATGCTGCACGCCGAGGCCAAGCACCCGAACTGCGCGTACAAGTGGATGGACTGGTCGCTGCAGCCGAAAGTCCAGGGTGACGTGGCGGCCTGGTTCGGCTCGTTGCCGGCGGTTCCGGCGGCTTGCCAGGGCAGTGAATTGCTCGGAGCTGAAGGCTGCAAGACCAACGGGTTTGATCAGTTCGACAAGATCGCTTTCTGGAAAACCCCGCAGGCTGAGGGTGGGAAGTTTGTGCCGTATAGCCGGTGGACGCAGGACTACATTGCGATTATGGGCGGTCGCTGA
- a CDS encoding LysR family transcriptional regulator: MMTLRQIRHFIAVAETGSISAAAQTAFISQSTLTLAIQQLEEEIGVSLFNRHAKGMTLTHQGHQFLRQAHLILATVDNAKRSLQQSTDQVAGQLIVGVTSLVAGYYLADLLTRFQRAYPNVEIRVMEDERPYIEHLLVSGEIDVGVLILSNLEDRHALQTEVLTHSPHRLWLPAQHPLLEHDSINLADVAREPLIQLNVDEMDRNAQRLWRGAGLQPKITLRTASTEAVRSLVAAGLGVSIQPDMTYRPWSLEGDIIEARPIADLNQTLDVGLAWRRGTARPALVDPFLTVAREQPHGGRKPSI, encoded by the coding sequence ATGATGACCTTGCGTCAGATCCGCCATTTCATCGCTGTGGCCGAGACCGGCTCGATCTCCGCCGCCGCGCAAACCGCTTTCATTTCCCAATCGACCCTGACCCTGGCCATCCAGCAACTGGAGGAAGAAATCGGCGTCAGCCTGTTCAATCGCCACGCCAAGGGCATGACGCTGACGCATCAGGGCCACCAATTCCTGCGCCAGGCACACCTGATTCTGGCCACCGTGGACAACGCCAAACGCAGCCTGCAACAGAGCACCGACCAGGTCGCCGGGCAGTTGATCGTCGGCGTGACCAGTCTGGTGGCCGGTTATTACCTGGCGGATTTGCTCACCCGTTTCCAGCGTGCCTACCCCAATGTCGAGATCCGGGTGATGGAGGACGAACGGCCGTACATCGAGCATCTGCTGGTCAGCGGCGAAATCGATGTCGGCGTGCTGATCCTCTCCAACCTCGAAGACCGCCACGCCTTGCAGACCGAAGTGCTGACCCACTCGCCGCACCGTTTGTGGCTGCCGGCCCAGCACCCGCTGCTGGAACACGACAGCATCAACCTCGCCGATGTCGCCCGGGAGCCGTTGATTCAACTGAACGTCGACGAGATGGATCGCAACGCCCAACGCCTTTGGCGCGGCGCCGGGCTGCAACCGAAGATCACCCTCAGAACCGCTTCCACCGAGGCGGTGCGAAGTCTGGTCGCAGCCGGCCTGGGCGTATCGATCCAACCGGACATGACCTACCGACCGTGGTCGCTGGAAGGCGACATCATCGAAGCGCGGCCGATTGCCGACCTCAACCAGACCCTCGACGTCGGTCTGGCCTGGCGTCGCGGCACGGCGCGACCGGCGCTGGTCGATCCTTTCCTGACCGTGGCCCGCGAACAGCCCCACGGCGGACGCAAGCCATCTATTTAA
- a CDS encoding methyl-accepting chemotaxis protein, producing MKNWTLRQRILASFAVIIAIMLLMVVVSYSRLLKIEASENSVRDDAIPGVYYSSMIRGAWVDSYLQTQELLGLKEGQGVSSEDAADYKAFESRLQEQMANYRGTVVTDEDKLEFAAFEKYHDAYLKTQDAVLDLHKRNLEADAVKLFHEQLTPTWYSGRMKLNDIIGENKKVADKAMANIDEAVAAAKVSMFVSLLVAVLAAGFCGLLLMRAIMAPMNRIVQILDIMRTGDLSSRLNLERKDEFGAVETGFNDMMTELTSLVSQAQRSSVQVTTSVTEIAATSKQQQATATETAATTTEIGATSREIAATSRDLVRTMTEVSTAADQASVLAGSGQQGLARMEDTMHSVMGAADLVNAKLAILNEKAGNINQVVVTIVKVADQTNLLSLNAAIEAEKAGEYGRGFAVVATEVRRLADQTAVATYDIEQMVREIQSAVSAGVMGMDKFSEEVRRGMAEVQQVGEQLSQIIHQVQALAPRVLMVNEGMQAQATGAEQINHALVQLGDASSQTVESLRQASFAIDELSQVAVGLRSGVSRFKV from the coding sequence GTGAAGAACTGGACGTTGCGCCAACGCATTTTGGCGAGCTTTGCGGTGATTATCGCCATCATGCTGCTGATGGTGGTCGTCTCGTATTCGCGGCTGCTGAAGATCGAAGCCAGTGAAAACAGCGTTCGTGACGACGCGATTCCCGGCGTCTATTACAGCTCGATGATCCGCGGCGCGTGGGTCGACAGTTACCTGCAGACCCAGGAACTGCTGGGGCTCAAGGAAGGGCAGGGCGTCAGCAGCGAAGATGCGGCCGATTACAAAGCCTTCGAGTCTCGTCTTCAGGAGCAGATGGCCAATTACCGTGGCACGGTGGTCACGGACGAGGACAAGCTGGAATTCGCGGCGTTCGAGAAATATCACGACGCCTACCTGAAAACTCAGGATGCGGTACTGGATCTGCACAAGCGCAATCTCGAAGCCGACGCTGTAAAGCTGTTCCACGAACAACTGACACCGACCTGGTACTCGGGCCGGATGAAGCTCAACGACATCATTGGCGAGAACAAGAAAGTCGCCGACAAGGCCATGGCCAACATCGACGAAGCCGTGGCGGCAGCCAAGGTCAGCATGTTCGTCTCGCTGCTGGTGGCCGTGCTGGCCGCCGGTTTCTGCGGTCTGTTGCTGATGCGCGCAATCATGGCGCCAATGAACCGCATCGTGCAGATCCTCGACATCATGCGCACGGGCGATCTGAGCAGCCGCTTGAACCTTGAGCGCAAGGACGAGTTCGGCGCGGTGGAAACCGGCTTCAACGACATGATGACCGAGCTCACCTCGCTGGTGTCCCAGGCCCAGCGCTCGTCGGTGCAGGTCACCACCTCGGTGACCGAGATCGCCGCCACTTCCAAGCAGCAACAGGCGACGGCTACCGAAACCGCGGCGACCACGACTGAAATCGGCGCGACGTCCCGCGAGATCGCGGCAACCTCACGCGACCTGGTGCGCACCATGACCGAAGTTTCCACCGCCGCCGATCAGGCCTCGGTGCTGGCCGGTTCCGGGCAGCAAGGCCTGGCGCGCATGGAGGACACCATGCACTCGGTGATGGGCGCGGCGGATCTGGTGAACGCCAAACTGGCGATCCTCAACGAGAAGGCCGGCAACATCAATCAGGTGGTCGTGACTATCGTCAAGGTCGCCGATCAGACCAACCTGCTGTCCCTGAACGCCGCGATCGAAGCGGAAAAGGCCGGCGAGTATGGCCGTGGTTTCGCCGTGGTCGCCACCGAAGTGCGGCGTCTGGCGGATCAGACCGCCGTGGCCACTTACGACATCGAACAGATGGTCCGTGAGATCCAGTCGGCGGTTTCCGCCGGGGTGATGGGAATGGACAAGTTCTCCGAGGAAGTGCGCCGTGGCATGGCCGAAGTGCAGCAGGTCGGCGAGCAGCTGTCGCAGATCATCCATCAGGTACAGGCGCTGGCGCCGCGGGTGTTGATGGTCAACGAGGGCATGCAGGCCCAGGCCACCGGAGCCGAGCAGATCAACCATGCGCTGGTGCAACTGGGTGATGCCAGCAGCCAGACCGTCGAGTCGTTGCGTCAGGCCAGTTTCGCCATCGACGAACTGAGCCAGGTGGCCGTAGGCCTGCGCAGCGGCGTTTCGCGATTCAAAGTCTGA